Proteins found in one Legionella pneumophila subsp. pascullei genomic segment:
- a CDS encoding Hpt domain-containing protein produces the protein MTSSTSGKSNQQKNLFSTYSSDLPARHEDLFNLSSYPVLDVEEAIKFTLTKENLAEMLHTMLNHSLPDEVDQMIEFHDLGDWEKTQDIAHKIKGGCVYVGAVQIKMACQYFEYYWKSGDTDLLEALYQQLLNTIEENVRYIKTWLDNQK, from the coding sequence ATGACTTCTTCAACTTCTGGAAAAAGTAATCAACAAAAGAATCTTTTCTCAACTTATTCTTCTGATTTACCTGCTCGACACGAAGACTTGTTTAATCTGTCATCTTACCCGGTTCTTGATGTAGAGGAGGCTATTAAATTTACATTAACTAAAGAAAATCTTGCCGAGATGCTTCATACAATGCTCAATCACTCATTACCAGATGAAGTAGATCAAATGATAGAATTTCATGACTTGGGAGATTGGGAAAAAACCCAAGACATAGCCCATAAAATTAAAGGCGGATGCGTTTATGTAGGAGCAGTGCAAATAAAAATGGCTTGTCAATATTTTGAATACTATTGGAAATCAGGTGATACTGACTTGTTAGAAGCATTATATCAACAACTTCTCAATACAATTGAAGAAAATGTCCGTTATATAAAAACCTGGCTGGACAATCAAAAATAA
- a CDS encoding type I polyketide synthase — MELKKQDFNYTVIDLFEAQVKKNPEFLALKDKTTAYSYLALNEKANQFARSLKKKSVNEGDFVAILLDPGVEFFICILAIIKLGAIYVPLDTLAPPTRLQEIVKDANPGVVITHDEYQPLLEGVDTEIYLIKQLHLESLSQSKKNIKNTIIPTSPLYMIYTSGSTGKPKGVVVPNRAVVNLAIIDNIIAIQKGEKTGQFCNLAFDGSVFETWVALLNGAALHIIPNEARRNHNQLKKIIKEFQIKYLLIPTGYFHQLMKSFPETLDLLHTISFGGEQVNAHLLKNFIDYRKKADIPTKLVNVYGPTEATVFSSCNIIYSEKEYTDEQLASIGFKTANTKTYILDENRCRTEEGELWVSGVHLALHYHNSPEQTKEKFVKNPFSRNELYSRMYRTGDKVRQLTSGELLYLGRVDDQVKIGGFRIHLTEVEQELMNHEAISLAAVNVEIGGGAHKFLTAYLVFKSKDIIVDADEIRNFLSRKLPPYMLPAKYVMVEKLPLTAVGKIDKAKLDKIAHTDLSFHIDTSSSNPIEETIKNIWRHLLNRSSIEPHKNLFELGANSLLITEACAQINKELECDLQIVDMLTHPTIHKLSRFLEGDLDKNLTRKIKKTPSQNIAIVGMSCRFPKARNIDEFWHNLCQGKDCLTHFDENTIPTYLMANEDYVPVKGILENSDHFDAHFFGFSPIDAKITDPQHRIFLECAWEALEHAGIAPSKLDSKIISVFSGMTDSTYLNQNLLKSQWFCNEFDQFQQRIATSMGMLSTQTSYRLNFKGRSVNINTACSTGLATVDHACQDLILGQSDIALAGASSIVVPETQGYFFQNGSIVSPDGYCRPFSSEANGTVFSNGVGVIVLKRLEDAIKNHDTIYAIIKGRGVNNDGIDKLGFTAPSMSGQISCIRDALQQAQISAEEINFLEAHGTATALGDVIEIKALTSVYREQTDKTEFCALGSVKANIGHTDVTAGIAGIIKTALCLYHKKIPPLIHYKKPNPDLALPESPFFINTETLDWNTSSKRYAAVSSFGIGGTNTHMILSEHEHEEKVTSVSPLQEELILLSAKTEKALQQSTYSLKNYLKKFDDSHLGNIAYTLQRGREDFQWRQFAVGKTVEEISIELKKKNPLFFNEEIHHSITFMFSGQGMQYPQMAMELFETIPLFAKYMTLGSRIAQTYLHCDLLSILREPSSKKLKETQYAQTALFIVEYALAKVLIECGVIPEMLIGHSIGEYVAACLAEVFSFEDGIALVCERGLLMSKAPKGAMLSLEATRDQLDGFLKMVDIDIALHNATNHFVLSGSEPEIEKLENYLTTHKKPFQKLKVNHAFHSRFMESIEIPFKEMFTNIKLSAPQIPVISNVTGDWLSASEAINPDYWYRHLRETVRFCRGINRILQDKHPIFVEVGPGQSLYGFVKEISHKKANALFTLPGYQKNTSDRFQLLTACGELWAKGVNIRLEPLVETDNRRLIPLPTYPFQRQRYWVEPDKKTIAVNETSSFYKPVWSHEKIALVLPANLKNFDYVIFKDKTGIGQNIINILKNHDIEPIVIEPSQEFRQLSKTHININPGEKSDYNQLVSLLKNTLRNPIIFHCFSCDGSEEGFLDSQQIENGLNLGFYSLLYLTQAFLNDLGTNMPIYLAIITTGTQHVIGAEKISPINATLVGASRVIPLEHHNISCALFDIHLYETTQNITNAVIDIVNSSIQVLKDLPCQLTAYRNGYRWELSYSSNHSKTVLQRLTDNGIYLVTGGFGGIGLSLCHSILKNTKHPTFILCSRKPVIDESDWEKIATDTTHPYHHKALQLQKLKKNGATVVCYQANIGNDKDVDRLITFCKSRFKTINGLIHAAGVAGGGLLQLKTKESADNILLPKIHGTYCLAKALRQFNLDFVVFMSSIASITGERGQIDYCAANACLDAFANSNLFHTQCLLSINWNTWCDLGMSVETQRPEDIDFFARGNTINPLQGQELFLKALSNPCSNLIVSNYSIEDYSRLILDNNPVDTEEHKVSRDTFSINHEFCAPQGSIEKRLAKLWQDNLHIVEIGRNDDFFALGGHSLKALNLIENINSILGANLSIQHLYQAPTIAKLAEIISSNNSENQIDIVIPLKKTSSKQHPFFFCHPASGMIYCFDHFTSSWDYPISLYGLQDPSISSGKLIFESISSMAKAYTQAIKKIQPHGPYYLVGYSFGGSLMHEVAHLLTQQNERIGLLAMIESWCTFSSKQKSKNHFIEAYLSKELQANRNLANLAWERMELLLNHKPTKIKQDMVLFKATDLNQDYLDVNDPMNGWGQYNSGQIICHTIKANHDTIIREAYQFIAQKLIEYRDIE, encoded by the coding sequence ATGGAATTAAAAAAGCAAGATTTTAATTATACGGTAATTGACCTTTTTGAAGCACAAGTCAAAAAAAATCCAGAATTTCTTGCTCTTAAAGACAAGACAACTGCGTATAGCTACCTCGCATTAAATGAAAAAGCAAATCAATTTGCTCGAAGTTTGAAAAAAAAATCGGTTAATGAAGGCGATTTTGTTGCCATTTTATTAGATCCAGGCGTTGAATTTTTTATTTGTATCCTTGCTATCATAAAACTTGGTGCCATTTATGTACCACTCGACACCCTTGCCCCACCAACACGTTTGCAGGAAATCGTTAAAGACGCCAATCCAGGAGTTGTGATTACCCATGATGAATACCAACCTCTCCTCGAAGGAGTTGATACTGAAATCTATCTGATCAAACAACTCCATTTGGAATCATTAAGCCAATCAAAGAAAAATATTAAAAACACGATCATACCAACATCCCCTTTGTATATGATTTATACTTCAGGATCCACCGGCAAACCCAAAGGGGTGGTTGTTCCTAACAGAGCAGTGGTAAATCTTGCCATAATTGATAATATCATCGCGATACAGAAAGGCGAAAAAACAGGTCAATTCTGCAACCTGGCTTTCGATGGCAGTGTATTCGAAACATGGGTTGCTCTTTTAAACGGCGCAGCATTGCACATTATCCCCAATGAAGCCAGGAGAAACCATAATCAATTAAAAAAGATTATTAAAGAATTCCAAATCAAGTACTTACTGATTCCAACCGGCTACTTCCATCAGCTGATGAAATCATTTCCAGAAACCTTAGATCTTTTACATACTATTTCCTTTGGCGGTGAGCAAGTGAATGCTCACCTATTGAAAAATTTTATTGATTATAGAAAAAAGGCAGATATCCCCACAAAACTGGTTAACGTATATGGCCCAACAGAGGCTACCGTTTTCTCAAGCTGCAATATTATCTATAGCGAAAAAGAATATACAGATGAACAACTTGCTAGTATAGGATTTAAAACGGCCAACACAAAAACCTATATTCTTGATGAAAATCGCTGTCGTACAGAGGAAGGAGAACTTTGGGTCAGTGGGGTACACTTGGCTCTGCATTACCATAACAGCCCGGAGCAAACAAAAGAAAAATTTGTTAAGAACCCTTTTTCACGAAACGAACTCTATTCAAGAATGTATAGAACCGGCGATAAAGTCCGTCAGTTAACTTCTGGTGAATTGTTATACTTGGGTCGCGTTGATGATCAGGTAAAAATTGGCGGCTTCAGGATCCATTTAACTGAAGTCGAACAAGAACTCATGAATCATGAGGCCATAAGTCTTGCTGCTGTAAACGTAGAAATCGGTGGTGGAGCACACAAATTTCTTACTGCATACCTGGTCTTTAAATCAAAGGACATCATTGTTGATGCCGATGAAATTAGAAATTTTCTGAGCCGAAAACTACCACCTTATATGTTACCTGCCAAATACGTCATGGTAGAAAAGTTACCTCTAACTGCCGTGGGTAAAATTGATAAAGCCAAATTAGATAAAATAGCTCATACCGATTTATCATTTCATATTGACACATCATCATCAAACCCTATTGAAGAAACAATAAAAAATATCTGGCGACACCTTTTAAACCGCTCAAGTATTGAGCCTCACAAAAATCTCTTCGAATTAGGAGCAAATTCATTACTCATTACGGAAGCATGCGCTCAAATTAACAAGGAACTAGAGTGTGATTTACAGATAGTTGACATGCTGACCCACCCGACCATCCACAAATTAAGTCGTTTTCTTGAAGGTGATTTGGATAAAAATCTCACACGAAAAATAAAAAAAACGCCTTCACAGAACATTGCAATTGTTGGTATGAGTTGTCGCTTTCCCAAGGCTCGAAATATAGATGAATTCTGGCATAATTTGTGTCAAGGGAAAGATTGTCTTACTCATTTTGACGAAAATACTATCCCCACCTATCTTATGGCTAATGAAGACTATGTGCCTGTAAAAGGAATCTTGGAAAATAGCGATCATTTTGACGCTCACTTTTTTGGCTTCAGCCCCATTGATGCCAAAATTACTGACCCGCAACATCGTATCTTTCTTGAGTGTGCATGGGAAGCTCTTGAACATGCCGGTATTGCCCCAAGCAAACTGGACTCTAAAATCATCAGTGTCTTCTCGGGAATGACCGATAGCACATATCTCAATCAAAATTTACTTAAAAGCCAATGGTTTTGTAATGAGTTTGATCAATTTCAGCAAAGAATAGCTACAAGTATGGGAATGCTTAGCACCCAAACTTCCTATCGGCTCAATTTCAAAGGGCGTAGTGTTAATATTAATACCGCTTGCTCTACAGGTTTGGCTACAGTAGATCATGCCTGTCAAGACTTAATACTGGGACAAAGTGACATTGCACTGGCTGGTGCAAGCTCTATAGTCGTTCCTGAAACACAGGGATACTTTTTTCAAAATGGCAGTATTGTCTCACCCGACGGATACTGCAGACCTTTTTCATCTGAAGCAAACGGTACTGTTTTTTCCAATGGCGTTGGTGTCATTGTTCTAAAACGGTTAGAAGATGCAATAAAGAATCACGATACAATCTATGCCATCATCAAGGGGAGAGGAGTAAATAACGATGGAATAGACAAGTTGGGTTTCACTGCACCGAGTATGAGCGGCCAGATCTCATGCATTCGGGATGCGCTTCAACAAGCCCAGATTAGTGCAGAGGAAATCAATTTTCTTGAAGCACACGGAACAGCAACCGCATTGGGTGATGTGATTGAAATAAAGGCATTAACCTCTGTCTATCGAGAACAAACTGATAAAACCGAGTTTTGTGCTTTAGGCTCGGTTAAAGCAAATATTGGGCATACTGATGTAACAGCAGGTATTGCTGGTATTATTAAAACAGCTCTCTGCCTTTATCATAAGAAAATTCCACCTCTTATTCATTATAAAAAACCAAATCCCGATTTGGCACTGCCCGAAAGTCCCTTTTTTATCAATACAGAAACCTTGGATTGGAACACTTCTTCAAAACGCTATGCCGCAGTAAGCTCTTTTGGAATAGGTGGCACTAACACTCACATGATTTTATCAGAACATGAACATGAGGAAAAAGTGACTTCTGTTTCCCCCTTACAAGAGGAATTAATACTTCTTTCAGCAAAAACAGAAAAAGCATTACAGCAAAGTACTTACAGTCTCAAGAACTACTTAAAAAAATTTGATGACTCCCATCTTGGGAATATAGCCTATACGCTCCAAAGAGGCAGAGAAGATTTTCAATGGCGTCAATTTGCTGTTGGTAAAACAGTAGAAGAGATAAGCATCGAATTAAAAAAGAAAAACCCTTTATTTTTTAATGAAGAGATTCATCACAGCATTACATTTATGTTTAGTGGACAGGGAATGCAATATCCTCAAATGGCTATGGAATTATTTGAAACAATTCCACTTTTTGCAAAATACATGACATTAGGATCAAGGATTGCGCAAACTTATTTACATTGTGATTTGCTTTCTATTCTCCGTGAACCCAGCTCAAAAAAACTCAAAGAAACACAATACGCTCAAACTGCTCTATTTATTGTGGAATATGCTTTGGCAAAGGTCCTTATAGAGTGCGGTGTAATACCAGAGATGCTAATCGGTCATAGCATTGGTGAATATGTTGCAGCCTGCCTTGCTGAGGTTTTTTCTTTTGAAGATGGAATCGCTTTGGTGTGTGAGCGAGGGCTATTAATGTCAAAGGCACCAAAAGGTGCCATGCTGTCTCTCGAAGCAACACGAGATCAACTGGATGGCTTTCTGAAAATGGTTGATATTGATATTGCTTTACATAATGCCACCAATCATTTTGTTTTATCAGGCAGTGAACCTGAGATTGAGAAATTAGAAAATTACCTGACTACTCATAAAAAACCATTTCAAAAATTGAAAGTAAACCACGCGTTCCATAGCCGTTTTATGGAGTCCATTGAAATACCTTTTAAAGAGATGTTTACTAACATAAAACTTTCGGCACCCCAAATACCGGTTATTTCCAATGTAACTGGAGATTGGCTCTCGGCAAGTGAAGCGATTAATCCGGACTATTGGTATAGACACCTGCGTGAAACTGTGCGATTTTGCCGGGGAATCAATCGCATACTGCAAGATAAACACCCTATTTTTGTCGAAGTAGGTCCTGGACAAAGCTTATATGGATTTGTGAAAGAAATATCACATAAAAAGGCAAATGCTCTTTTTACACTCCCTGGTTATCAAAAGAATACATCTGACAGGTTTCAGTTGCTCACAGCATGCGGTGAACTATGGGCAAAAGGGGTCAACATTCGTTTAGAACCTCTGGTAGAAACGGATAATCGAAGACTTATTCCCTTACCTACTTACCCTTTTCAAAGACAACGATACTGGGTCGAGCCGGATAAAAAAACCATTGCCGTCAATGAAACCAGCTCTTTTTATAAACCTGTATGGTCTCATGAAAAAATAGCTCTTGTCCTTCCTGCTAATCTTAAAAATTTTGACTATGTCATTTTCAAAGATAAAACAGGAATAGGTCAGAATATAATTAATATACTAAAAAACCATGACATCGAGCCCATTGTTATTGAGCCAAGTCAGGAATTCAGGCAATTATCAAAAACTCATATCAATATCAATCCAGGAGAAAAATCGGATTACAATCAATTAGTTTCATTGCTAAAAAATACCCTGCGCAACCCAATTATTTTTCATTGCTTTTCATGTGATGGTTCTGAAGAAGGCTTTCTTGATTCACAGCAAATTGAAAATGGGTTAAATCTTGGGTTTTATAGTCTCCTCTATCTGACTCAGGCATTTTTAAATGATTTGGGAACCAATATGCCAATTTACTTGGCAATCATTACCACAGGCACACAACATGTTATTGGCGCTGAGAAAATATCTCCAATTAATGCCACCCTGGTTGGAGCTTCGCGCGTCATCCCACTGGAACATCATAATATTTCATGTGCGTTGTTCGACATTCATTTATATGAAACAACCCAAAATATTACTAATGCTGTTATCGACATTGTCAATTCTTCGATACAAGTATTAAAAGATCTCCCCTGCCAGTTAACTGCCTATAGAAATGGTTATCGCTGGGAACTCTCTTATTCCTCAAATCACAGCAAAACTGTTTTACAACGTTTAACAGATAATGGTATCTATTTAGTAACAGGAGGCTTCGGGGGGATTGGGCTATCACTGTGCCATAGCATCTTGAAAAATACGAAACACCCAACATTCATTCTTTGCTCCAGAAAGCCTGTAATCGATGAATCAGACTGGGAAAAAATAGCAACAGATACTACTCATCCCTATCACCATAAGGCATTACAACTACAAAAATTAAAAAAAAATGGAGCAACTGTTGTTTGTTATCAAGCCAATATTGGAAATGATAAAGATGTCGATCGTTTAATCACATTTTGTAAATCCAGATTTAAAACAATCAACGGTCTCATTCATGCCGCAGGAGTTGCCGGTGGCGGTTTGTTACAACTGAAAACAAAAGAAAGTGCCGATAATATTTTGTTACCGAAAATTCATGGTACCTATTGTCTGGCAAAAGCATTACGTCAATTCAATCTTGATTTCGTTGTTTTCATGTCATCAATCGCATCGATTACAGGAGAGAGAGGACAAATTGATTATTGTGCGGCAAATGCCTGCCTCGATGCTTTTGCAAACAGCAATCTATTTCATACACAATGTTTGCTTAGTATAAACTGGAACACCTGGTGTGATTTAGGAATGAGTGTAGAAACCCAAAGGCCGGAAGATATCGATTTTTTTGCTCGGGGAAATACTATCAATCCATTACAAGGACAAGAATTATTTTTGAAAGCACTCTCTAACCCTTGCTCCAATCTCATTGTCTCGAACTATAGTATTGAAGACTATTCCAGATTGATACTGGATAATAATCCTGTTGATACTGAAGAACATAAAGTCTCTCGCGACACGTTTAGCATCAATCACGAATTTTGTGCTCCACAGGGAAGCATTGAAAAACGTCTTGCAAAATTATGGCAAGACAATCTTCATATTGTCGAAATTGGTAGAAACGATGATTTTTTTGCTTTAGGAGGCCATTCGCTAAAAGCATTAAATCTCATCGAGAACATTAATTCTATTCTAGGAGCCAATTTATCTATTCAACATTTATATCAAGCGCCAACTATTGCCAAGCTTGCTGAAATAATTAGTTCAAACAACTCTGAGAATCAGATTGATATTGTAATACCCCTGAAAAAGACGAGTTCAAAGCAACACCCTTTTTTCTTCTGTCATCCTGCAAGTGGCATGATTTATTGTTTTGATCATTTTACATCCTCCTGGGACTACCCGATCTCTTTATATGGTCTTCAAGATCCCAGCATTTCTTCAGGAAAATTAATTTTTGAGAGTATTTCTTCCATGGCAAAGGCGTATACCCAAGCCATAAAGAAAATACAACCACATGGTCCCTACTATTTGGTAGGATATTCCTTTGGAGGAAGCTTGATGCATGAGGTAGCTCATCTCCTCACTCAACAAAATGAGCGCATCGGATTACTTGCCATGATTGAAAGCTGGTGCACTTTTTCAAGTAAGCAAAAATCCAAAAATCATTTCATTGAGGCCTATCTATCAAAAGAATTGCAGGCTAACAGAAATTTAGCCAATTTGGCATGGGAAAGAATGGAATTACTACTCAATCATAAGCCAACCAAAATCAAGCAGGACATGGTGCTATTTAAAGCAACCGATTTAAATCAAGACTATTTAGATGTCAATGATCCAATGAATGGATGGGGACAATATAACTCAGGGCAAATTATCTGCCATACTATTAAGGCGAATCACGATACAATCATTCGTGAGGCATATCAATTTATTGCACAAAAGTTAATTGAGTACAGGGACATTGAATGA
- a CDS encoding PAS domain-containing hybrid sensor histidine kinase/response regulator, whose amino-acid sequence MRSQTIRLTQNDFPIFGKAFSLVNISFLVINENMELEYLNDTAKKKLKINWSSTDRQSFFQLWELANLTPILNKKGNLIPNRVLQVGNYSLQWQKTVAIVNEKHYILLMDKDVATTSHLFEEIGTAIYGQIGYAPKNKISVKEYIQEITNYYTSVIDKIPCYVYWKNTRFEYLGCNEMAAQFFSFKSTSDIIGKNDFDLFQDHDFAKNYQDQDKQVFSTGEPILKMPSDLKDRDGTVTNTLVSKVPITNLSGNIIGLVGITVDVTELTKAKEAAEAANQAKTAFIANMSHDIRTPLTGVIGMSELLENTVKDPEQKEEAHMLHDSGEELLNMLNDILDDVHAGFMDKEDIRIETFDLYQCIEDLVKLERPTTVMKHLELIVHIDKSVPRYIQSDRKKIHRVLLNLLGNAIKFTPKGQITIQVACIEASGNNIHLQFKVSDTGIGIPTNLQEKVFERFFRISPSYKGIYKGHGLGLHIAQSYVNLLGGHIALISEEGKGTTFYFDIPCQTGMQKKITINKSTNSSKKTDSLISTSSNSRLTPKLSSKAEENSPYVLLVEDNSIALKVLELILSNEGYRFKSASNGEEALVLIQSESFDLVITDLGLPGISGCELSVKIREWEKKHSKKLLPIIGLTGHTKDSSEKGCLESGMNNVFTKPVTPELIHNIINQYVLGEK is encoded by the coding sequence ATGAGATCACAAACCATTCGTTTGACTCAAAATGATTTTCCCATTTTTGGAAAAGCATTTTCATTAGTTAACATTTCATTTCTCGTAATCAACGAGAATATGGAATTGGAATATCTCAATGATACTGCAAAGAAAAAGCTTAAAATTAATTGGAGCTCAACCGATAGACAATCTTTTTTCCAATTATGGGAATTAGCCAATCTAACTCCAATCCTGAATAAAAAAGGCAATCTTATTCCTAACAGAGTGTTGCAAGTGGGGAATTATTCTCTCCAATGGCAAAAAACAGTCGCAATAGTCAACGAAAAACATTACATTTTGTTAATGGACAAAGATGTTGCAACAACCTCACATCTTTTCGAAGAAATCGGGACAGCTATCTATGGTCAAATTGGATACGCACCTAAAAACAAAATTTCTGTCAAAGAATATATTCAAGAAATAACCAATTATTACACCTCCGTTATCGATAAAATTCCTTGTTATGTTTACTGGAAAAACACCCGTTTTGAATACTTGGGATGCAATGAAATGGCGGCACAGTTTTTCAGCTTTAAATCGACATCAGACATTATTGGAAAAAATGATTTTGATCTTTTTCAAGATCATGATTTCGCTAAAAATTATCAAGATCAGGATAAGCAAGTATTTTCAACTGGTGAACCTATTTTAAAAATGCCATCCGATCTCAAAGACCGCGATGGAACTGTTACTAATACCTTAGTCAGCAAAGTACCCATAACTAACTTATCGGGAAACATAATTGGGCTTGTTGGAATTACTGTTGATGTGACTGAGTTGACAAAAGCCAAAGAAGCCGCTGAAGCAGCCAACCAGGCCAAAACGGCATTTATTGCCAATATGAGCCATGATATTCGTACACCACTTACTGGGGTTATTGGAATGTCTGAATTGTTAGAAAACACAGTGAAAGACCCAGAACAAAAGGAAGAAGCGCACATGCTTCACGATAGCGGTGAAGAACTATTAAATATGTTAAACGACATTCTGGATGATGTTCATGCTGGGTTTATGGATAAAGAAGATATCCGCATAGAGACTTTTGATTTGTATCAATGCATTGAAGATCTGGTGAAACTCGAACGTCCTACTACAGTGATGAAGCATTTGGAATTAATTGTGCATATTGATAAATCTGTACCTCGTTATATCCAGAGTGATCGTAAAAAAATTCATAGGGTTCTTTTAAATTTATTGGGCAATGCGATTAAATTCACCCCTAAAGGTCAGATTACGATTCAAGTAGCATGCATTGAAGCTTCCGGAAACAATATTCATTTACAATTTAAAGTCAGCGATACAGGGATAGGTATTCCAACCAATCTTCAAGAAAAAGTATTTGAGCGTTTTTTCCGAATCAGCCCATCTTATAAAGGGATTTATAAAGGACATGGCCTTGGCTTACATATCGCACAATCGTATGTCAACTTATTAGGCGGCCATATTGCTTTAATAAGCGAAGAAGGAAAAGGAACCACTTTTTATTTCGATATTCCATGCCAAACAGGCATGCAGAAAAAAATAACAATCAATAAGTCAACAAACAGTTCAAAAAAGACAGATTCCTTAATCTCCACCTCATCCAACTCCCGATTAACTCCTAAATTGTCATCAAAAGCCGAAGAAAATTCTCCATACGTATTATTAGTGGAAGACAACAGCATTGCCTTGAAAGTGCTCGAGCTTATTTTATCAAATGAAGGTTATCGCTTTAAATCCGCTTCTAATGGAGAAGAAGCATTGGTATTAATTCAATCCGAGTCTTTTGATCTTGTCATTACAGATCTTGGCCTTCCTGGAATATCTGGTTGTGAACTTTCTGTTAAAATTCGTGAATGGGAAAAAAAGCATTCCAAAAAGCTTCTTCCTATTATTGGATTGACTGGACATACTAAAGATTCCTCTGAAAAAGGATGCCTGGAATCTGGTATGAACAATGTGTTCACCAAACCTGTGACTCCAGAGCTAATTCACAATATAATCAATCAATATGTATTAGGAGAAAAATAA
- a CDS encoding response regulator has protein sequence MSQQIGNEFFEADMDMHQHYLDILNCVPDIVYWVDKDCHLKGCNQNFIKLLGLKKIGDLKGTPYDQMAKHMKWSEKRIETFKLDDMKVLFSGESQYDIEEEPVYNKDKEALYYKSRRVPLFDKENKVCGLVVVLTDITRLKKLEAHLQQVHSPRNTKRTQKKRVAEPKILMVEDNFVAQKVEEALLKELQCQVDIADTGDKALNLFDPGKYDMVFMDIGLEDTSGYLVAKKIRQKEQNTNYHVPIIALTSYQADVVKYDVEDYFMDGVLTKPLTSEQAEQLIKHFVHKEDIMVSGLKSARDN, from the coding sequence ATGTCACAACAAATTGGAAATGAATTTTTTGAAGCAGATATGGACATGCACCAACATTACCTTGATATCCTAAATTGCGTACCGGATATTGTTTACTGGGTAGATAAAGATTGTCACCTGAAAGGGTGTAATCAAAATTTTATCAAATTATTGGGCTTAAAAAAAATAGGCGATTTAAAAGGAACTCCCTATGACCAAATGGCGAAACATATGAAATGGTCAGAAAAACGGATTGAAACGTTTAAACTGGATGATATGAAAGTACTCTTTTCAGGTGAATCTCAGTACGATATAGAAGAAGAACCCGTATACAATAAAGATAAGGAAGCACTTTACTATAAGTCCCGTAGAGTACCATTGTTCGACAAGGAAAATAAAGTATGTGGTTTAGTAGTTGTGTTAACTGATATCACCAGACTAAAAAAATTAGAGGCGCATTTACAACAAGTTCATTCCCCGAGGAATACTAAACGCACTCAAAAGAAACGAGTGGCTGAACCCAAAATATTAATGGTGGAAGATAATTTCGTTGCTCAAAAAGTTGAAGAGGCATTGCTTAAGGAATTGCAATGCCAGGTTGATATCGCAGATACAGGAGATAAAGCGTTAAACCTTTTCGACCCAGGGAAATATGATATGGTCTTTATGGATATTGGGCTCGAAGACACCTCTGGCTATTTAGTAGCCAAAAAAATTCGCCAAAAGGAACAAAACACCAATTATCATGTACCAATTATCGCCTTAACATCTTACCAGGCTGATGTGGTGAAATACGATGTTGAGGATTATTTTATGGATGGAGTGTTAACTAAACCTTTAACAAGCGAGCAAGCAGAACAATTAATCAAACACTTTGTTCATAAAGAAGATATTATGGTTTCAGGCTTAAAATCAGCAAGGGATAATTAA
- a CDS encoding class I SAM-dependent methyltransferase yields the protein MIWDPERYVLGNYIQNEINEEFLKTIHIDLSGNILDIGCGDGRYTSLLASKIKHGQILGIDSSAQMIRHANQQWARKGLSFEVHNIEEFHQPQSFDLAFSFWCLHWTNIHISFPNIFHLLKKEGKLYAVMSSFSDHSILQTWKELAKQNLYRDLTEQYISPINEQYFYGVVNLLNRLPFKRVNLDLKTCRVHLPHIDYYKNLLLTMPFIKRIPSERTEVLVEDMLKAFQTICERRYGGQLYYETRPIFLEAIK from the coding sequence GTGATATGGGATCCTGAACGTTATGTGCTTGGAAACTATATTCAAAATGAAATCAACGAAGAATTTCTAAAAACAATTCACATCGATCTGTCTGGAAATATTTTAGATATTGGTTGTGGAGATGGGCGCTATACCAGCTTGTTGGCGAGCAAGATAAAGCATGGACAAATTCTGGGAATTGACAGCTCTGCGCAAATGATAAGACATGCCAATCAACAATGGGCACGAAAGGGACTTTCGTTTGAAGTTCATAACATTGAGGAATTTCACCAACCGCAATCTTTTGATTTGGCGTTCTCATTTTGGTGCCTGCATTGGACCAATATCCATATTTCTTTTCCAAATATTTTTCATCTGCTAAAAAAAGAAGGTAAATTGTATGCTGTCATGTCTTCCTTTTCCGATCACAGCATTTTGCAAACTTGGAAAGAATTGGCCAAACAAAACCTGTATAGGGATTTAACAGAACAATATATCTCTCCTATCAATGAACAATATTTTTACGGCGTGGTTAACCTTCTCAACAGATTACCTTTTAAGCGAGTTAACCTTGATTTGAAAACTTGCCGTGTTCATTTGCCACACATTGATTATTATAAAAATTTACTTCTAACCATGCCTTTTATAAAAAGGATTCCTTCTGAAAGGACTGAAGTTCTTGTTGAAGACATGTTAAAAGCATTTCAAACTATTTGTGAAAGGAGATATGGTGGCCAATTATATTATGAAACTCGACCCATATTTTTAGAGGCTATCAAATAA